A genomic window from Hypomesus transpacificus isolate Combined female chromosome 15, fHypTra1, whole genome shotgun sequence includes:
- the aamdc gene encoding mth938 domain-containing protein isoform X4: MLSPEIASLSWGHMKVKGCSSAYKDCKVWPGGSRAWDWRETGTNHHPWVQPADLEEVLQKGVNTLVIGRGMNEALQVPSSTLDFVRQKGVEVKVLQTEQAVAEYNNLVGQGVKVGGVFHSTC; this comes from the exons ATGTTGTCACCGGAGATAGCGTCCCTCTCCTGGGGCCACATGAAGGTAAAGGGCTGTTCTTCAGCTTACAAAGACTGCAAGGTTTGGCCAGGGGGTAGCCGCGCCTGGGACTGGCGAGAGACCGGCACAAAC CACCACCCATGGGTTCAGCCTGCAGACCTGGAGGAGGTGCTGCAGAAGGGAGTCAATACACTGGTCATCGGCAGGGGCATGAACGAAGCTCTGCAG GTCCCATCATCCACTTTGGACTTTGTGAGGCAGAAAGGAGTGGAGGTGAAAGTGCTCCAGACAGAACAGGCTGTGGCTGAATACAACAACCTGGTTGGCCAAGGAGTCAAAGTGGGTGGGGTGTTCCACTCCACCTGCTGA
- the kctd14 gene encoding BTB/POZ domain-containing protein KCTD14: MSLPDYKSPGKQSSPALSHSPIVQLNIGGHFFTTTLSTLRKHPGSKLEDLFSGQPKLRSDAEGRYFIDRDGTHFGAILEFLRTERLPTENVLQVHSEAVHYNIKPLVKQLEETPQFFGEAVGRQPFLSRLPNYKENIEVLIRIARAEAIAARHSTIIICVLRTEEDASVYGDAINSLDADKESVVTFGPWKAVPTVADLLDCVRMDVEAQGYRVSVQPHSTNRGVLYKSYDCFYKLTFTWW, translated from the exons ATGAGTCTTCCAGACTACAAATCTCCAGGGAAGCAGTCCTCCCCTGCACTTTCG CATTCTCCTATAGTGCAACTGAACATCGGTGGCCATTTTTTCACAACAACTTTGAGCACCCTACGCAAACACCCTGGTTCCAAACTGGAAGACTTGTTCAGTGGCCAGCCTAAACTACGCTCAGATGCTGAAGGCCGGTACTTTATTGACCGTGATGGGACACATTTTGGAGCCATCCTTGAGTTCCTGCGCACTGAACGCTTGCCTACAGAGAACGTAttacag GTACACAGTGAGGCAGTCCACTACAACATCAAACCTTTAGTGAAACAGCTGGAGGAGACGCCACAGTTTTTCGGGGAGGCAGTGGGGAGGCAGCCCTTTTTATCCAGATTGCCCAACTACAAGGAAAACATTGAG GTGCTGATTAGAATCGCCAGAGCTGAGGCCATTGCTGCCCGCCATTCCACAATCATCATCTGTGTGCTGCGGACAGAGGAAGACGCGAGTGTCTATGGTGACGCGATTAACAGCCTGGATGCGGACAAGGAGTCTGTGGTGACCTTCGGCCCCTGGAAGGCTGTTCCCACTGTGGCAGACCTCCTAGACTGCGTCAGGATGGATGTTGAGGCCCAGGGCTACAGAGTCAGTGTCCAGCCCCACAGCACAAACAGGGGGGTCCTCTATAAGAGCTATGACTGCTTCTATAAACTCACATTCACCTGGTGGTAA
- the aamdc gene encoding mth938 domain-containing protein isoform X1, translated as MFYVLLLPLDRKQKLKSGRKDGRGQERNIRTTFWNVAAHLPEEPAQGGYRTLRTDLAVDKMVTCVAVGLPLLLISLAFAQEVSVGAQISCFPPSNFSWRQATYVDSYCWAAVHTHTLPLWLHKFFPYMLLLVAVMMYGPALFWRFSAAPRLQSDLSFIMEELDRSYNRAVTLAKRMATSRVLATDSDPTEGCFMYPVVEKYLMTKRCSRVLLWRYLLCRGLTLITLLCACVYLGYYLRLASVTDQFGCRLRSGLLASDMSIPEQVQCKLIAVGVFSLLSFVNLVLFIALVPVVIYASIRPLLCQRFDYFLKPYQSLPTVSVLPTPDGHWDDLALYLLFLEENLSELKSYKYIKVLELLRKRGLCEGEDFDSMGLLQTLCLVKTDTIDGKNPNTSDTIKTNANPNGNPDSKANPGLARPSNEAVAPRTISLNPDQGQGEGIEMEELSAMLRRTSGMTGSTTTEEGGVRQRVI; from the exons ATGTTTTATGTACTTCTACTGCCCCTGGACAGAAAACAAAAACTCAAAAGTG gaaggaaggatggaagaggacaagagaggaatATTCGAACAACGTTTTGGAATGTAGCCGCACATCTTCCGGAAG AGCCTGCTCAGGGAGGCTATCGCACCCTGCGCACAGACCTTGCCGTGGATAAGATGGTCACATGTGTGGCTGTGggactccctctccttctcatctcTTTAGCCTTCGCGCAGGAAGTCTCAGTTG GTGCTCAGATAAGCTGTTTCCCACCCAGCAATTTTTCCTGGCGGCAAGCAACATATGTGGATTCCTATTGTTGGGCagcagtacatacacacacactacctttaTGGTTACATAAG TTCTTCCCTTACATGTTGCTGCTTGTTGCGGTGATGATGTACGGCCCGGCACTGTTCTGGCGTTTCTCCGCGGCTCCCAGACTGCAGTCTGACCTCAGCTTCATCATGGAGGAGCTCGACCGCAGCTACAACCGGGCCGTCACTCTGGCCAAACGCATGGCCACCTCAAGGGTCCTGGCCACCGACAG CGACCCCACCGAGGGGTGTTTCATGTACCCTGTGGTGGAGAAGTACCTGATGACCAAGCGCTGCTCACGGGTGTTGCTGTGGCGCTACCTGTTGTGTCGTGGTCTGACCCTGATCACTCTGCTGTGTGCCTGCGTCTACCTGGGCTACTACCTCCGTCTGGCGTCCGTCACAGACCAGTTTGGCTGTCGGCTGCGCTCCGGCCTGCTGGCCTCAGACATGTCCATCCCAGAACAGGTCCAGTGCAAACTCATTGCAGTGGGGGTGTTCTCATTGTTGAG CTTCGTCAACCTAGTGCTGTTCATTGCACTGGTTCCTGTGGTGATATACGCCAGTATCCGACCTCTCCTCTGCCAAAGATTTGACTACTTCCTAAAACCTTACCAATCCCTGCCCACTGTGAGTGTTCTGCCCACTCCTGATGGCCATTGGGACGACCTTGCCCTGTATCTGCTTTTCCTGGAGGAAAACCTCAGCGAACTCAAGTCCTACAAGTacattaag gtgttggaGTTGCTCAGGAAGCGGGgtttgtgtgagggggaggACTTTGACTCAATGGGACTGCTACAAACGCTCTGTCTGGTGAAAACAGATACCATTGATGGGAAGAACCCCAATACTAGCGATACCATTAAAACGAATGCTAACCCCAATGGGAACCCTGATTCTAAAGCTAACCCTGGATTAGCCAGACCGAGCAATGAGGCTGTAGCTCCCAGGACAATCTCCCTGAACCCAGACCAGGGTCAGGGCGAAGGAATCGAGATGGAGG AGTTATCTGCTATGTTGCGTAGAACCAGTGGGATGACAGGCAGTACAACAACTGAAGAAGGGGGTGTGCGACAGCGAGTAATCTGA
- the ints4 gene encoding integrator complex subunit 4 isoform X2 produces the protein MAAHLKKRVYEEFSKVVQLPPEEVPAKKLRLSKPSKSAALHIDLCKATNSTDALQYLLQFARKPVEVESVEGVVRILLEHYYKETDHSVRLKIASLLGLLSKTQGFSPDSIVDDAIGTLNSEKSHQVLAQLLDTLLVIGTQLPDNPAVRQRLIEVACKHLSDTYFGVRNKCLQLLGCLGTVDTPLTKDGEGLSTVPGTSGGVCARDVQSIISDYFGDQDPRVRTAAIKAMLQLHERGMKIQQNIYEHACRLLCDDFEQVRSAAVQMVWVLSQLYPESIVPIPSSNEEIRLVDDSFGKISHMVSDGSWVVRVQAAKTLGSMLQVSPHFLEQTLDKKLMSDLRRKRTAHERAKELYASGEFSSGRKWADDAPKEKVDTNAVNLIASGACGAFVHGLEDEMYEVRISAVEALCALAQSSAGFAEKCLDFLVDMFNDEIEEVRLQSIHVLRQISTNITLREDQLDTVLAVLEDSSRDIREALHELLCYTNVSTKECIQMALLELLKNLTKYPTDRNSVWKCLKFLGCRHPNLVLPLVPELLSTHPYFDTPEPDMDDPAYIAVLVLVFNAATSCPTMSALFSDHTFRHYAYLRDSLSHLVPPLRLPGRKQMFGLEGAAAASGSGSVEAAEQFLQQSLSRVSTIHNLETPGAQDLLDLTIRDLLRLGELQTELAGVAHFCATYLRCQLLLMKALQEKLWNMAVPLCLKQNAMATAATRQILEETYKLEFLYSGLENRLVATIHHVRLQAKALQLVLTARTKRGVEPLIGLCEKFLQEVETFQRLFVSELPHFQDTFVEKLLELMPRLTACKPVELVKILQTTLRQSSLLHLKLPKQVQRATATIIEPTGESDNPLKFTTGLVVALDIDATLEHVQDPQTTVKVQVLYPDGQSHVIHPKPGDFRNPGPGRHRLITQVYLSHTAWTEPCQVEVRLLLAYSSSSGRLSSSSSFKPGWSDSTEGLPTAEGATEGTIPFSKAVKVFIMPKPARR, from the exons ATGGCAGCGCATCTAAAAAAACGAGTGTACGAGGAATTCTCTAAAGTTGTTCAG CTTCCTCCAGAGGAGGTTCCGGCCAAGAAGCTCCGTCTGTCTAAACCCAGCAAATCAGCGGCGCTGCACATTGACTTATGCAAGGCCACCAACTCCACTGATGCCCTGCAGTACCTACTCCAGTTCGCCCGCAAGCCCGTGGAGGTGGAGAGCGTAGAAGGGGTTGTCCGGATCCTGTTGGAGCATTATTACAAG GAGACAGACCATTCAGTGAGGCTGAAGATCGCCTCTCTGCTGGGCCTTCTGTCCAAGACCCAGGGCTTCAGTCCTGACAGCATCGTGGACGATGCCATCGGCACTCTCAACAGCGAGA AATCTCACCAGGTGCTGGCCCAGCTGCTGGACACTCTGCTGGTGATCGGCACCCAGCTACCAGACAACCCCGCGGTCCGACAGAGACTCATCGAGGTGGCCTGCAAG CACCTGTCAGATACCTACTTTGGGGTGAGGAACAAGTGCTTACAGCTCCTGGGCTGTCTGGGTACCGTGGACACGCCTCTAACCAAAGATGGAGAGGGATTATCCACAG TTCCGGGTACGTCTGGGGGAGTGTGTGCCAGGGATGTCCAGAGTATCATCAGCGACTACTTTGGAGACCAGGATCCTCGAGTGCGCACAGCAGCCATCAAGGCCATg TTGCAGCTCcatgagagagggatgaagatcCAGCAGAACATCTATGAACAT gCCTGTAGGCTGCTGTGTGATGACTTTGAGCAGGTGCGTTCGGCAGCTGTCCAGATGGTGTGGGTTCTGAGCCAGCTGTACCCggagag catcGTTCCCATCCCCTCATCCAATGAGGAGATCAGGCTGGTGGATGACTCGTTTGGGAAGATCAGTCACATGGTCAGCGACGGCTCCTGGGTGGTCAGAGTGCAAGCGGCCAAGACACTG GGGTCCATGCTGCAGGTGAGCCCCCACTTCCTGGAGCAGACTCTGGACAAGAAGCTGATGTCAGACctcagg AGGAAGCGCACGGCCCACGAGAGAGCCAAGGAGCTGTACGCGTCCGGCGAGTTCTCCTCCGGCAGGAAGTGGGCGGACGACGCCCCCAAGGAGAAGGTGGACACCAACGCCGTCAACCTCATCGCCTCGGGGGCCTGCGGGGCCTTCGTGCACGGCCTGGAGGACGAGATGTACG agGTGCGTATATCAGCAGTGGAGGCTCTGTGTGCCCTGGCCCAGTCATCGGCCGGCTTCGCTGAGAAGTGCCTGGACTTCCTGGTGGACATGTTCAACGACGAGATCGAAGAGGTGCGTCTGCAGTCCATCCACGTGCTGCGGCAGATCTCCACCAACATCACCCTGAGAGAAGACCAGTTGGACACCGTGCTGGCCGTGCTGGAG GACTCGTCCCGGGACATCCGGGAGGCGCTCCACGAGCTGCTGTGCTACACCAACGTGTCCACCAAGGAGTGCATCCAGATggccctgctggagctgctcAAGAACCTCACCAAGTACCCCACAGACCGCAACTCTGTGTGGAA GTGTCTGAAGTTCCTGGGTTGTCGTCATCCGAACCTGGTTCTGCCCCTGGTTCCTGAGCTCCTGAGCACACACCCTTACTTTGACACGCCAGAGCCCGATATGGACGACCCAGCCT acatAGCTGTGCTGGTGTTGGTGTTCAACGCTGCTACATCTTGCCCCACCATGTCAGCCCTGTTCTCTGACCACACCTTCAGACACTACGCCTACCTCCGAGACAGCCTGTCTCACCTGGTGCCCCCTCtcagg TTGCCGGGCAGAAAGCAGATGTTTGGGCTGGAGGGTGCAGCGGCGGCCTCTGGTTCGGGCAGCGTGGAGGCGGCAGAGCAGTTCCTGCAGCAGAGCCTGAGCCGGGTCAGCACCATCCACAACCTGGAGACGCCAGGAGCCCAGGACCTCCTGGACCTCACCATCAG aGACCTGCTGAGGCTGGGGGAGCTGCAGACGGAGCTGGCTGGGGTGGCACACTTCTGTGCCACCTACCTGCGCTGCCAGCTGCTTCtcatgaag GCCCTGCAGGAGAAGCTGTGGAACATGGctgtccctctctgcctcaaACAGAACGCCATGGCAACCGCTGCCActcgacag atccTGGAGGAGACCTATAAGCTGGAGTTCCTGTATAGCGGGCTGGAGAACAGACTGGTTGCCACCATCCACCACGTACGCCTGCAGGCTAAGGCCCTCCAGCTAGTCCTCACTGCAAGGACCAAGCGTGG GGTGGAACCCCTCATCGGCCTCTGTGAGAAGTTCCTACAGGAGGTGGAGACCTTCCAGAG GTTGTTTGTCTCCGAGCTGCCCCACTTCCAGGACACGTTCGTGGAGAAGCTGTTGGAATTGATGCCCAGGCTCACGGCCTGCAAGCCGGTGGAGCTCGTCAAGATCCTGCAGACCACGCTGAGGCAGAGTAGCCTGCTACACCTCAAACTGCCAAAACAG GTTCAGAGGGCGACCGCCACCATCATCGAGCCAACGGGCGAGTCAGACAACCCTCTGAAGTTCACCACTGGCCTGGTGGTGGCGCTGGACATCGACGCCACTCTAGAGCACGTCCAGGACCCTCAGACTACCGTCAAAGTGCAG GTGCTGTATCCGGATGGACAGTCCCATGTGATTCACCCCAAACCAGGAGACTTTAGAAACCCTGGGCCGGGTCGACACCGCCTCATCACCCAAGTCTACCTCTCGCACACCGCATGGacgg AGCCTTGTCAGGTCGAGGTGAGACTGCTCCTGGCTTACAGCTCCAGTTCCGgacgtctctcctcctcctcctctttcaagcCCGGATGGAGCGACAGCACAGAGGGCCTCCCGACCGCAGAAGGCGCCACCGAGGGGACCATCCCCTTCAGCAAGGCCGTCAAGGTCTTCATCATGCCCAAACCGGCACGCCGCTAG
- the aamdc gene encoding mth938 domain-containing protein isoform X2, with translation MAIAHVATEYMFSDFLLKEPAQGGYRTLRTDLAVDKMVTCVAVGLPLLLISLAFAQEVSVGAQISCFPPSNFSWRQATYVDSYCWAAVHTHTLPLWLHKFFPYMLLLVAVMMYGPALFWRFSAAPRLQSDLSFIMEELDRSYNRAVTLAKRMATSRVLATDSDPTEGCFMYPVVEKYLMTKRCSRVLLWRYLLCRGLTLITLLCACVYLGYYLRLASVTDQFGCRLRSGLLASDMSIPEQVQCKLIAVGVFSLLSFVNLVLFIALVPVVIYASIRPLLCQRFDYFLKPYQSLPTVSVLPTPDGHWDDLALYLLFLEENLSELKSYKYIKVLELLRKRGLCEGEDFDSMGLLQTLCLVKTDTIDGKNPNTSDTIKTNANPNGNPDSKANPGLARPSNEAVAPRTISLNPDQGQGEGIEMEELSAMLRRTSGMTGSTTTEEGGVRQRVI, from the exons ATGGCAATCGCACATGTCGCAACTGAATACATGTTCAGCGATTTTCTCCTGAAAGAGCCTGCTCAGGGAGGCTATCGCACCCTGCGCACAGACCTTGCCGTGGATAAGATGGTCACATGTGTGGCTGTGggactccctctccttctcatctcTTTAGCCTTCGCGCAGGAAGTCTCAGTTG GTGCTCAGATAAGCTGTTTCCCACCCAGCAATTTTTCCTGGCGGCAAGCAACATATGTGGATTCCTATTGTTGGGCagcagtacatacacacacactacctttaTGGTTACATAAG TTCTTCCCTTACATGTTGCTGCTTGTTGCGGTGATGATGTACGGCCCGGCACTGTTCTGGCGTTTCTCCGCGGCTCCCAGACTGCAGTCTGACCTCAGCTTCATCATGGAGGAGCTCGACCGCAGCTACAACCGGGCCGTCACTCTGGCCAAACGCATGGCCACCTCAAGGGTCCTGGCCACCGACAG CGACCCCACCGAGGGGTGTTTCATGTACCCTGTGGTGGAGAAGTACCTGATGACCAAGCGCTGCTCACGGGTGTTGCTGTGGCGCTACCTGTTGTGTCGTGGTCTGACCCTGATCACTCTGCTGTGTGCCTGCGTCTACCTGGGCTACTACCTCCGTCTGGCGTCCGTCACAGACCAGTTTGGCTGTCGGCTGCGCTCCGGCCTGCTGGCCTCAGACATGTCCATCCCAGAACAGGTCCAGTGCAAACTCATTGCAGTGGGGGTGTTCTCATTGTTGAG CTTCGTCAACCTAGTGCTGTTCATTGCACTGGTTCCTGTGGTGATATACGCCAGTATCCGACCTCTCCTCTGCCAAAGATTTGACTACTTCCTAAAACCTTACCAATCCCTGCCCACTGTGAGTGTTCTGCCCACTCCTGATGGCCATTGGGACGACCTTGCCCTGTATCTGCTTTTCCTGGAGGAAAACCTCAGCGAACTCAAGTCCTACAAGTacattaag gtgttggaGTTGCTCAGGAAGCGGGgtttgtgtgagggggaggACTTTGACTCAATGGGACTGCTACAAACGCTCTGTCTGGTGAAAACAGATACCATTGATGGGAAGAACCCCAATACTAGCGATACCATTAAAACGAATGCTAACCCCAATGGGAACCCTGATTCTAAAGCTAACCCTGGATTAGCCAGACCGAGCAATGAGGCTGTAGCTCCCAGGACAATCTCCCTGAACCCAGACCAGGGTCAGGGCGAAGGAATCGAGATGGAGG AGTTATCTGCTATGTTGCGTAGAACCAGTGGGATGACAGGCAGTACAACAACTGAAGAAGGGGGTGTGCGACAGCGAGTAATCTGA
- the aamdc gene encoding mth938 domain-containing protein isoform X3, producing the protein MLSPEIASLSWGHMKVKGCSSAYKDCKVWPGGSRAWDWRETGTNVIRLSCLNAYNLSLFGLLKHHPWVQPADLEEVLQKGVNTLVIGRGMNEALQVPSSTLDFVRQKGVEVKVLQTEQAVAEYNNLVGQGVKVGGVFHSTC; encoded by the exons ATGTTGTCACCGGAGATAGCGTCCCTCTCCTGGGGCCACATGAAGGTAAAGGGCTGTTCTTCAGCTTACAAAGACTGCAAGGTTTGGCCAGGGGGTAGCCGCGCCTGGGACTGGCGAGAGACCGGCACAAACGTGA TAAGATTATCCTGTCTAAATGCCTACAATTTGTCGTTATTTGGACTTCTCAAGCACCACCCATGGGTTCAGCCTGCAGACCTGGAGGAGGTGCTGCAGAAGGGAGTCAATACACTGGTCATCGGCAGGGGCATGAACGAAGCTCTGCAG GTCCCATCATCCACTTTGGACTTTGTGAGGCAGAAAGGAGTGGAGGTGAAAGTGCTCCAGACAGAACAGGCTGTGGCTGAATACAACAACCTGGTTGGCCAAGGAGTCAAAGTGGGTGGGGTGTTCCACTCCACCTGCTGA
- the ints4 gene encoding integrator complex subunit 4 isoform X1 — protein sequence MAAHLKKRVYEEFSKVVQLPPEEVPAKKLRLSKPSKSAALHIDLCKATNSTDALQYLLQFARKPVEVESVEGVVRILLEHYYKETDHSVRLKIASLLGLLSKTQGFSPDSIVDDAIGTLNSEKSHQVLAQLLDTLLVIGTQLPDNPAVRQRLIEVACKHLSDTYFGVRNKCLQLLGCLGTVDTPLTKDGEGLSTAVPGTSGGVCARDVQSIISDYFGDQDPRVRTAAIKAMLQLHERGMKIQQNIYEHACRLLCDDFEQVRSAAVQMVWVLSQLYPESIVPIPSSNEEIRLVDDSFGKISHMVSDGSWVVRVQAAKTLGSMLQVSPHFLEQTLDKKLMSDLRRKRTAHERAKELYASGEFSSGRKWADDAPKEKVDTNAVNLIASGACGAFVHGLEDEMYEVRISAVEALCALAQSSAGFAEKCLDFLVDMFNDEIEEVRLQSIHVLRQISTNITLREDQLDTVLAVLEDSSRDIREALHELLCYTNVSTKECIQMALLELLKNLTKYPTDRNSVWKCLKFLGCRHPNLVLPLVPELLSTHPYFDTPEPDMDDPAYIAVLVLVFNAATSCPTMSALFSDHTFRHYAYLRDSLSHLVPPLRLPGRKQMFGLEGAAAASGSGSVEAAEQFLQQSLSRVSTIHNLETPGAQDLLDLTIRDLLRLGELQTELAGVAHFCATYLRCQLLLMKALQEKLWNMAVPLCLKQNAMATAATRQILEETYKLEFLYSGLENRLVATIHHVRLQAKALQLVLTARTKRGVEPLIGLCEKFLQEVETFQRLFVSELPHFQDTFVEKLLELMPRLTACKPVELVKILQTTLRQSSLLHLKLPKQVQRATATIIEPTGESDNPLKFTTGLVVALDIDATLEHVQDPQTTVKVQVLYPDGQSHVIHPKPGDFRNPGPGRHRLITQVYLSHTAWTEPCQVEVRLLLAYSSSSGRLSSSSSFKPGWSDSTEGLPTAEGATEGTIPFSKAVKVFIMPKPARR from the exons ATGGCAGCGCATCTAAAAAAACGAGTGTACGAGGAATTCTCTAAAGTTGTTCAG CTTCCTCCAGAGGAGGTTCCGGCCAAGAAGCTCCGTCTGTCTAAACCCAGCAAATCAGCGGCGCTGCACATTGACTTATGCAAGGCCACCAACTCCACTGATGCCCTGCAGTACCTACTCCAGTTCGCCCGCAAGCCCGTGGAGGTGGAGAGCGTAGAAGGGGTTGTCCGGATCCTGTTGGAGCATTATTACAAG GAGACAGACCATTCAGTGAGGCTGAAGATCGCCTCTCTGCTGGGCCTTCTGTCCAAGACCCAGGGCTTCAGTCCTGACAGCATCGTGGACGATGCCATCGGCACTCTCAACAGCGAGA AATCTCACCAGGTGCTGGCCCAGCTGCTGGACACTCTGCTGGTGATCGGCACCCAGCTACCAGACAACCCCGCGGTCCGACAGAGACTCATCGAGGTGGCCTGCAAG CACCTGTCAGATACCTACTTTGGGGTGAGGAACAAGTGCTTACAGCTCCTGGGCTGTCTGGGTACCGTGGACACGCCTCTAACCAAAGATGGAGAGGGATTATCCACAG CAGTTCCGGGTACGTCTGGGGGAGTGTGTGCCAGGGATGTCCAGAGTATCATCAGCGACTACTTTGGAGACCAGGATCCTCGAGTGCGCACAGCAGCCATCAAGGCCATg TTGCAGCTCcatgagagagggatgaagatcCAGCAGAACATCTATGAACAT gCCTGTAGGCTGCTGTGTGATGACTTTGAGCAGGTGCGTTCGGCAGCTGTCCAGATGGTGTGGGTTCTGAGCCAGCTGTACCCggagag catcGTTCCCATCCCCTCATCCAATGAGGAGATCAGGCTGGTGGATGACTCGTTTGGGAAGATCAGTCACATGGTCAGCGACGGCTCCTGGGTGGTCAGAGTGCAAGCGGCCAAGACACTG GGGTCCATGCTGCAGGTGAGCCCCCACTTCCTGGAGCAGACTCTGGACAAGAAGCTGATGTCAGACctcagg AGGAAGCGCACGGCCCACGAGAGAGCCAAGGAGCTGTACGCGTCCGGCGAGTTCTCCTCCGGCAGGAAGTGGGCGGACGACGCCCCCAAGGAGAAGGTGGACACCAACGCCGTCAACCTCATCGCCTCGGGGGCCTGCGGGGCCTTCGTGCACGGCCTGGAGGACGAGATGTACG agGTGCGTATATCAGCAGTGGAGGCTCTGTGTGCCCTGGCCCAGTCATCGGCCGGCTTCGCTGAGAAGTGCCTGGACTTCCTGGTGGACATGTTCAACGACGAGATCGAAGAGGTGCGTCTGCAGTCCATCCACGTGCTGCGGCAGATCTCCACCAACATCACCCTGAGAGAAGACCAGTTGGACACCGTGCTGGCCGTGCTGGAG GACTCGTCCCGGGACATCCGGGAGGCGCTCCACGAGCTGCTGTGCTACACCAACGTGTCCACCAAGGAGTGCATCCAGATggccctgctggagctgctcAAGAACCTCACCAAGTACCCCACAGACCGCAACTCTGTGTGGAA GTGTCTGAAGTTCCTGGGTTGTCGTCATCCGAACCTGGTTCTGCCCCTGGTTCCTGAGCTCCTGAGCACACACCCTTACTTTGACACGCCAGAGCCCGATATGGACGACCCAGCCT acatAGCTGTGCTGGTGTTGGTGTTCAACGCTGCTACATCTTGCCCCACCATGTCAGCCCTGTTCTCTGACCACACCTTCAGACACTACGCCTACCTCCGAGACAGCCTGTCTCACCTGGTGCCCCCTCtcagg TTGCCGGGCAGAAAGCAGATGTTTGGGCTGGAGGGTGCAGCGGCGGCCTCTGGTTCGGGCAGCGTGGAGGCGGCAGAGCAGTTCCTGCAGCAGAGCCTGAGCCGGGTCAGCACCATCCACAACCTGGAGACGCCAGGAGCCCAGGACCTCCTGGACCTCACCATCAG aGACCTGCTGAGGCTGGGGGAGCTGCAGACGGAGCTGGCTGGGGTGGCACACTTCTGTGCCACCTACCTGCGCTGCCAGCTGCTTCtcatgaag GCCCTGCAGGAGAAGCTGTGGAACATGGctgtccctctctgcctcaaACAGAACGCCATGGCAACCGCTGCCActcgacag atccTGGAGGAGACCTATAAGCTGGAGTTCCTGTATAGCGGGCTGGAGAACAGACTGGTTGCCACCATCCACCACGTACGCCTGCAGGCTAAGGCCCTCCAGCTAGTCCTCACTGCAAGGACCAAGCGTGG GGTGGAACCCCTCATCGGCCTCTGTGAGAAGTTCCTACAGGAGGTGGAGACCTTCCAGAG GTTGTTTGTCTCCGAGCTGCCCCACTTCCAGGACACGTTCGTGGAGAAGCTGTTGGAATTGATGCCCAGGCTCACGGCCTGCAAGCCGGTGGAGCTCGTCAAGATCCTGCAGACCACGCTGAGGCAGAGTAGCCTGCTACACCTCAAACTGCCAAAACAG GTTCAGAGGGCGACCGCCACCATCATCGAGCCAACGGGCGAGTCAGACAACCCTCTGAAGTTCACCACTGGCCTGGTGGTGGCGCTGGACATCGACGCCACTCTAGAGCACGTCCAGGACCCTCAGACTACCGTCAAAGTGCAG GTGCTGTATCCGGATGGACAGTCCCATGTGATTCACCCCAAACCAGGAGACTTTAGAAACCCTGGGCCGGGTCGACACCGCCTCATCACCCAAGTCTACCTCTCGCACACCGCATGGacgg AGCCTTGTCAGGTCGAGGTGAGACTGCTCCTGGCTTACAGCTCCAGTTCCGgacgtctctcctcctcctcctctttcaagcCCGGATGGAGCGACAGCACAGAGGGCCTCCCGACCGCAGAAGGCGCCACCGAGGGGACCATCCCCTTCAGCAAGGCCGTCAAGGTCTTCATCATGCCCAAACCGGCACGCCGCTAG